One segment of Thunnus thynnus chromosome 19, fThuThy2.1, whole genome shotgun sequence DNA contains the following:
- the LOC137170970 gene encoding zinc finger protein 420-like isoform X5 — protein MEENQDPEHRTDNPVKREESDSPCATTDEQKQTGSKGLKHHRCQHCDKAFTTSRNLKIHQRVHTGEELHSCEQCGKAFTTEYNLKRHERSHTGEKPYSCELCGKTFTTASILKTHQRVHTGERSYSCEQCEKTFTTASILKSHQRIHTGEFYWCEQCGKTFTTGCSQKRHQRIHTGERPYWCERCGKSFTDKSTLKRHRRIHTGVKPYSCEQCGKTFTTASILKSHKRIHTGEKSYSCEQCGKTFFTHSNLKRHRRSHTGEKPYCCEQCGKTFTTASILKTHQHIHTEEKSYSCEQCEKTFTTANMLKSHQRIHNGELYWCEQCGKTFTTDCNQKRHQRIHTGEKPYWCEQCGKTFTQNSSLKRHQRIHTGEKLYSCEQCGKTFTFCGNLKDHIRIHAGEKSNSCEQCGKKFTRDCNLKRHQRSHTGEKPYWCEQCGKTFTDNGNLKSHQRIHTGEKPYSCDQCGKAFTFYGNLKDHIRIHTGEKPYWCKQCGQTFSRDTTLKRHQRTHTGEKPYSCEQCGKTFTQGNSLKKHQRIHSAASC, from the coding sequence aaacaaacaggaagtaagGGACTGAAACATCACCGCTGTCAGCACTGTGACAAAGCCTTCACAACATCAAGAAATTTAAAGATTCATCAGAGAGTTCACACAGGAGAGGAACTTCACAGCTGTGAAcaatgtgggaaagctttcaCTACTGAATATAATCTAAAAAGGCACGAACGCagtcacactggagagaagccataCAGTTGTGAGCTATGTGGAAAAACTTTCACTACAGCCAGTATACTAAAAACTCACCAACGCGTTCACACTGGAGAGAGGTCGTACAGCTGTGAGCAGTGTGAGAAAACTTTCACTACAGCCAGTATACTAAAAAGCCACCAACGCATTCATACTGGAGAGTTTTACTGGTGTGAGCAGTGCgggaaaactttcactacaGGCTGTAGTCAAAAAAGGCatcaacgcattcacactggagagaggCCATACTGGTGTGAGCGATGTGGGAAATCTTTTACTGATAAGAGTACTCTAAAAAGGCACCGACGTATTCATACTGGAGTGAAGCCGTACAGCTGtgaacaatgtgggaaaactttcactacaGCCAGTATACTAAAAAGCCAcaaacgcattcacactggagagaagtcGTACAgctgtgagcaatgtgggaaaactttcttTACACACAGTAATCTAAAAAGGCACCGACGCagtcacactggagagaagccgtactgcTGTGAGCAATGTGGTAAAACTTTCACTACAGCCAGTATACTAAAAACTCACCAACATATTCACACTGAAGAGAAGTCGTACAGCTGTGAGCAATGTGAGAAAACTTTCACTACTGCCAATATGCTAAAAAGCCACCAACGCATTCATAATGGAGAGTTGTACTGGTGTGAACagtgtgggaaaactttcactacaGACTGTAATCAAAAAAGGCatcaacgcattcacactggagagaagccgtactggtgtgagcaatgtgggaaaacttttaCTCAAAATAGTAGTTTAAAAAggcaccaacgcattcacactggagagaagctttacagctgtgagcaatgtgggaaaacttttaCTTTCTGTGGTAATCTAAAAGACCACATACGCATTCATGCTGGAGAGAAGTCGAACAGCTGTGAGCAGTGTGGGAAAAAATTCACCAGAGACTGTAATCTAAAAAGGCACCAACGCagtcacactggagagaagccgtactggtgtgaacaatgtgggaaaacttttaCTGATAATGGTAATCTAAAAagccaccaacgcattcacactggagagaagccgtacagctgtgaccaatgtgggaaagctttTACTTTCTATGGTAATCTAAAAGACCACatacgcattcacactggagagaagccgtactggtgtAAGCAATGTGGTCAAACTTTCTCTAGAGACACTACTCTAAAAAGACACCAACGcactcacactggagagaagccgtacagCTGTGAGCAGTGTGGAAAAACCTTCACTCAGGGCAATTCCTTAAAAAAACACCAACGCATTCACTCAGCAGCATcgtgttga